A window of the Lagopus muta isolate bLagMut1 chromosome 1, bLagMut1 primary, whole genome shotgun sequence genome harbors these coding sequences:
- the TPBGL gene encoding trophoblast glycoprotein-like, producing the protein MARRTRRAARLGLPCLGLPCLGLPWLGLALLPWAVPPAAAPPGGCPSACYCVATPELVQCRYESLDEPPRELPTSVHNLSISGSNLSVLHRAAFAPRPLPDLRLLRLRHDNIQTIEDMALQGLPALRTLDLSHNPLRSVAAGAFSGVPLLRTLQLNQALLAAPLEEQLALALRNLSLRRLELAGNGLRALPVSLLPVGLEELDLHNNSLQRLTSTELLSLEALGLRGLRVSLGSNPLQCDCALRPLLTWLRSSAARVPDARSLQCSKPPSLRGTAVLRLRPEGLGCSADEGGEAGQLETASYVFFGIVLALIGIVFLMVLYLNRRGIKRWLHNLREACRDQMEGYHYRYEQDADPRRASAVGTPRALTSPGSGGTPRCSFQLPPSPAAS; encoded by the coding sequence ATGGCCCGCAGGacgcggcgggcggcgcggctggggctgccctgcttGGGGCTGCCCTGCTTGGGGTTACCCTGGTTGGGGCTCGCGTTGCTGCCCTGGGCCGtgccccccgccgccgcccccccaGGGGGCTGCCCGTCCGCCTGCTACTGCGTGGCCACCCCGGAATTGGTGCAGTGCCGCTACGAGAGCTTGGACGAACCCCCCCGGGAGCTGCCCACCTCGGTGCACAACCTGAGCATCTCCGGCAGCAACCTGAGCGTGCTGCACCGCGCCGCCTTCGCCCCCCGCCCGCTGCCCGACCTCCGCCTGCTCCGCTTGCGCCACGACAACATCCAAACCATCGAGGACATGGCCCTGCAGGGGCTGCCGGCCCTGCGGACCCTCGACCTCAGCCACAACCCTTTGCGTTCGGTGGCGGCCGGCGCCTTCTCCGGCGTCCCTCTGCTGCGCACGCTGCAGCTGAACCAGGCGCTGCTGGCCGCCCCGCTGGAGGAGCAGCTCGCCCTCGCCCTGCGCAACCTCAGCCTGCGCCGCCTGGAGCTGGCGGGCAACGGGCTGCGGGCACTGCCGGTCTCCCTGCTGCCCGTCGGCCTGGAGGAGTTGGATCTCCACAACAACTCTCTGCAGCGTTTGACATCCAccgagctgctcagcctggaggctctggggctgcgggggctgcgggtGTCGCTGGGGTCCAACCCGCTGCAGTGCGACTGCGCCCTGCGCCCGCTGCTCACCTGGCTGCGCTCGTCCGCCGCCCGCGTGCCCGATGCGAGGAGCCTGCAGTGCTCCAAACCGCCGTCGTTGCGCGGCACGGCGGTGCTGAGGTTGCGGCCCGAAGGGTTGGGTTGCTCGGCCGATGAGGGAGGTGAGGCCGGACAGCTGGAGACAGCTTCTTACGTCTTCTTCGGCATCGTTCTGGCCCTCATCGGCATCGTCTTCCTCATGGTGCTCTACCTGAACCGCCGCGGCATCAAGCGTTGGTTGCACAACCTGCGGGAAGCTTGCCGTGATCAGATGGAGGGCTACCACTACCGCTACGAGCAGGATGCAGACCCACGCCGTGCCAGCGCCGTCGGCACCCCCCGGGCTCTGACATCACCGGGCTCTGGTGGCACCCCGAGATGCTCCTTCCAGCTGCCTCCATCCCCAGCTGCCTCCTGA